In Chitinispirillales bacterium ANBcel5, a genomic segment contains:
- a CDS encoding DUF3536 domain-containing protein encodes MTGNNSKKYLVVHGHFYQPPRENPWLDIIEKQDSAAPFNDWNERIYDQCYRPNAYSRLLDGNGMIADIHNNYQNMSFNFGPTLFSWLERYHSRTVQRILDADKHSRIKFNGHGNAIAQVYNHIIMPLASKRDQLTQIRWAKYVYRRRFGSDPEGMWLGETAINMETVLCLVEENIKFVVLSPNQAEKYRRIGEGGWTFTSQQGIDTRIPYRIFPRDRNGVQHEKYLDVFFFDEGLSKEISFNDLLTDSRIFGNRINSCYDHHNDANQIVTIATDGETFGHHKPFGDMCLAYFFKAIAPELGITPVNFGYYLSVNPPTHEVTLKNDSGEGTAWSCAHGVGRWTRDCGCKTGGEDSWHQAWRKPLRESFEYLQHEIDQQYESRMSDITNKPWDLRDKYISVMGKASVSKMRTFLKNNCTIGDELDDQRVLEIRTLLEAQKFMLFAFTSCGWFFSDISGIETIQNMAYACRALQLGICKDKQKETLERFLEHLEKAPSNVNNANGRTLFERHILPFFHHERILAFTAAIQQILAVKKSSTYSNFAYTLKARSLKTLKGARAVYDVALIDLENPTTGEKSAWSVLVSHQHETELRGWVTPAEKKLSGSLASKPDAWMTHEDALSFSLSDLFYSSRRELNKFLQKNMSSDTDKRFNDWFKQNEKHINLLSKLGIDLPEYAAAPLEYVYQQKWNKLILGLQKRGSEDEVFGELLQIYTMMNRYSLALDFEETAGELQEIIIKELIDLSEKLTVQKCERLKYLLNIVDRFSIPVIKNKLEDLFFPILRDAVSNFCNDCNIQNASEKHGSISNGTLELVVKFARRMNFSTTSYSS; translated from the coding sequence ATGACTGGCAATAATTCAAAAAAATACTTGGTCGTACATGGCCACTTTTATCAACCACCAAGAGAGAACCCATGGCTTGATATAATCGAAAAGCAGGACTCAGCAGCACCATTTAATGACTGGAATGAACGAATTTACGACCAGTGTTACAGGCCTAATGCATACTCACGACTTCTTGATGGTAATGGGATGATCGCTGATATCCATAATAATTATCAGAATATGAGTTTTAATTTCGGGCCCACGCTTTTTTCATGGCTTGAACGGTATCACTCCAGAACGGTTCAGAGAATATTGGATGCAGATAAGCACAGCCGAATTAAATTCAACGGCCATGGGAATGCCATCGCTCAGGTGTATAATCATATTATTATGCCTTTAGCGTCCAAAAGGGATCAACTGACCCAGATTCGTTGGGCTAAGTATGTATACAGGAGGCGCTTTGGCTCTGATCCTGAAGGGATGTGGCTAGGTGAGACAGCAATCAATATGGAAACTGTTCTGTGTCTTGTAGAAGAGAATATAAAGTTTGTCGTTTTATCGCCAAATCAGGCCGAAAAGTACAGAAGAATCGGTGAAGGTGGATGGACTTTCACATCTCAGCAAGGAATAGATACCAGAATACCATACAGGATTTTTCCACGCGATAGAAATGGTGTTCAGCATGAAAAGTATCTTGATGTTTTCTTTTTTGATGAAGGTTTATCAAAAGAGATTAGTTTTAATGATCTTTTAACCGACTCACGTATATTTGGAAATAGAATAAATTCCTGCTACGATCATCACAATGATGCTAATCAGATAGTTACAATCGCTACTGACGGTGAAACTTTTGGTCATCATAAACCATTTGGTGATATGTGCCTGGCCTATTTTTTCAAAGCTATTGCCCCTGAGCTTGGAATTACGCCGGTAAATTTTGGGTACTATCTTTCAGTCAACCCACCAACTCATGAAGTTACTTTGAAAAACGACAGTGGTGAAGGGACTGCCTGGAGTTGTGCACACGGAGTAGGCAGATGGACAAGGGATTGTGGCTGCAAAACTGGTGGAGAGGATTCCTGGCATCAGGCGTGGAGAAAACCGTTGAGAGAATCCTTTGAATACCTGCAACATGAAATTGACCAGCAATATGAATCCAGGATGTCTGATATTACCAATAAACCCTGGGATCTGCGGGATAAATACATAAGTGTAATGGGGAAAGCATCTGTTTCGAAAATGAGAACCTTTCTCAAAAATAATTGTACAATTGGTGATGAATTAGATGATCAAAGAGTTTTGGAGATCAGAACGCTGCTTGAGGCTCAGAAGTTTATGCTTTTTGCCTTCACTTCATGCGGATGGTTTTTCTCAGATATCAGCGGTATAGAAACAATACAGAATATGGCCTATGCCTGTAGGGCACTACAGCTTGGGATTTGTAAGGATAAGCAAAAGGAAACACTAGAGCGCTTTCTTGAACACCTTGAAAAGGCTCCCAGTAACGTAAATAATGCAAACGGCAGAACTCTTTTTGAGAGGCACATTCTTCCATTTTTTCATCACGAACGTATACTGGCATTCACGGCTGCTATTCAGCAAATTCTTGCAGTAAAAAAGAGCTCTACCTATTCCAATTTTGCTTATACCCTCAAGGCTCGTTCTCTAAAGACACTTAAAGGGGCGAGGGCTGTATATGATGTTGCTCTTATTGATCTGGAAAATCCCACTACCGGGGAAAAAAGTGCCTGGTCAGTTTTAGTCTCTCACCAACATGAAACTGAACTTAGGGGATGGGTAACTCCTGCTGAAAAAAAATTATCAGGAAGTTTGGCTTCTAAACCTGATGCCTGGATGACTCATGAGGATGCTCTTTCTTTCTCTCTTTCCGATCTCTTTTATAGTTCCAGGAGGGAGTTGAACAAATTTCTCCAGAAAAATATGTCTTCAGATACCGATAAGCGTTTCAATGACTGGTTTAAACAAAATGAGAAGCACATTAATTTGCTTTCAAAACTTGGAATCGATCTACCTGAATATGCTGCAGCTCCTCTTGAATATGTATATCAGCAAAAGTGGAACAAATTAATTCTTGGGCTTCAAAAAAGGGGGAGTGAGGACGAGGTGTTTGGTGAGCTCCTTCAAATTTATACTATGATGAACAGGTATTCTCTAGCTTTGGATTTTGAAGAAACTGCAGGAGAACTTCAGGAAATCATTATTAAGGAGCTAATTGATCTCAGTGAAAAACTTACGGTGCAAAAGTGTGAACGATTGAAATATCTTCTTAATATTGTAGATAGATTCAGTATACCAGTAATAAAAAATAAGTTAGAGGATCTATTTTTTCCCATTCTCAGGGATGCTGTCAGCAATTTCTGTAATGATTGTAACATTCAGAATGCTTCGGAAAAACACGGTTCTATATCTAATGGAACACTGGAGCTGGTGGTGAAATTTGCTAGAAGAATGAACTTTTCAACGACAAGCTATAGCAGCTAA
- a CDS encoding roadblock/LC7 domain-containing protein: MKDIILFPEDIELLNSVLKPLTQKANLLLAVLINKDGRLLTSQGEFDSVDIVSLAALVAGNSASTLAIANLMGETEFCTMYHQGKDKHIYIANVDDDTFLALVFDDRTNIDRVKVFARQFDRQIKAGLKQVYEKSDDQIDLDLDMNISASKIFAQQQGKNLQQPQTQDSGSDEVFYFDISATKTKGKTKGK, translated from the coding sequence ATGAAGGATATAATACTATTTCCAGAAGATATAGAACTGCTAAATAGCGTATTAAAACCATTAACTCAAAAAGCTAATTTATTGCTGGCAGTTTTAATTAACAAAGATGGAAGACTGTTAACAAGTCAGGGCGAATTTGATTCGGTAGACATAGTCTCACTTGCGGCTCTTGTAGCAGGGAACAGCGCATCAACTCTCGCCATAGCCAATTTGATGGGTGAAACAGAGTTCTGCACCATGTATCATCAAGGCAAAGACAAGCACATTTATATAGCTAATGTTGATGATGATACATTTTTGGCTCTAGTTTTTGATGATCGTACAAACATCGACAGAGTAAAAGTATTTGCCAGACAATTTGATCGTCAGATTAAAGCAGGTTTAAAACAAGTATATGAAAAATCTGATGACCAAATAGATCTTGATCTTGATATGAATATCAGTGCTTCCAAAATTTTTGCACAACAGCAAGGAAAAAATTTACAACAACCACAGACACAAGACAGTGGCAGTGATGAGGTGTTCTACTTCGACATATCCGCTACAAAAACTAAAGGTAAAACCAAAGGAAAATAA